One Setaria italica strain Yugu1 chromosome II, Setaria_italica_v2.0, whole genome shotgun sequence DNA segment encodes these proteins:
- the LOC101784805 gene encoding uncharacterized protein At4g15970 — MNTVRNLVRFLLVAAISTVACVVLLLQRSPCPCDSGAVVAPAARGDLAVAGGNGRTQQAHPSGMQAAAASPRDKDDGELAQVLRRAAMEDNTIIMTFTNEAFAAPGSLMDLFLESFRVGLKTEQLLKHLVIVAADAKAFARCRQVHPHCYALAMGATNFTGEQRFMAGDYLDMMWRRNRFQARVLGLGYSFVFTDVDIVWFRNPLLRIPVAVDFAMSCDMFYGDNPYDLNKRANGGFVYARASARTVAFYDAWYEAREAHPDKNEQDLFDKLKRELSARSGVAAQFVDTDYLGGFCESGKRRDFNKLCTYHGNCLVGLGAKLQRLRGVLDEWKEFKAKAGKPGSNVTALTD; from the exons ATGAACACGGTGAGAAATCTCGTGCGTTTCCTTCTCGTCGCGGCCATCAGCACCGTAGCCTGcgtcgtgctgctgctgcagcgctcgccgtgcccgtgcgacagcggcgccgtcgtcgcgccggcggcgcgtggAGACCTGGCCGTCGCGGGTGGTAATGGAAGAACCCAACAAGCTCATCCCAGCGGCATG caggcggcggctgcTTCACCTAGAGACAAGGACGACGGCGAGCTGGCGCAGGTGCTGCGGCGAGCGGCCATGGAGGACAACACCATCATAATGACCTTCACGAACGAGGCGTTCGCGGCTCCGGGCTCGCTCATGGACCTCTTCCTGGAGAGCTTCCGGGTAGGCTTGAAGACGGAGCAACTGCTGAAGCACCTGGTCATCGTGGCCGCCGACGCCAAGGCGTTCGCGCGGTGCCGGCAGGTGCACCCGCACTGCTACGCGCTCGCCATGGGCGCCACCAACTTCACGGGGGAGCAGCGGTTCATGGCCGGGGACTACCTGGACATGATGTGGCGCCGGAACCGGTTCCAGGCCCGCGTCCTGggtctcggctacagcttcgtcttcacGGACGTGGACATCGTCTGGTTCCGCAACCCGCTGCTGCGCatccccgtcgccgtcgactTCGCCATGTCCTGCGACATGTTCTACGGCGACAACCCCTACGACCTCAACAAGAGGGCCAACGGCGGGTTCGTGTACGCCAGGGCCAGCGCCAGGACGGTGGCGTTCTACGACGCCTGGTACGAGGCCCGGGAGGCGCACCCGGACAAGAACGAGCAGGACCTGTTCGACAAGCTCAAGCGCGAGCTCTCGGCGCggagcggcgtggcggcgcagtTCGTGGACACGGACTACCTCGGCGGGTTCTGCGAGAGCGGTAAGAGGAGGGACTTCAACAAGCTGTGCACGTACCACGGCAACTGCCTCGTCGGGCTCGGGGCCAAGCTCCAGAGGCTCCGCGGCGTGCTCGACGAGTGGAAGGAGTTCAAGGCCAAGGCCGGGAAGCCGGGCAGCAACGTCACCGCTCTAACGGACTGA
- the LOC101768331 gene encoding uridine kinase-like protein 1, chloroplastic: protein MPEKAVDDVMEAAVGAHFSGLRLEALRLSSPSAPSSPSSARASAGAAAAAHSNGTVYANGTAAAAAVELASPPAARQPFVIGVSGGTASGKTTVCDMIIQQLHDHRVVLVNQDSFYRGLTAEESAHAQDYNFDHPDAFDTEQLLECMGQLKRAQPVNVPIYDFKKHRRCSETFRKVNASDVIILEGILVFHDQRVRNLMDMKIFVDTDADIRLARRIRRDTVERGRDISSVLDQYGRFVKPAFDDFVLPSKKYADVIIPRGGDNHVAVDLIVQHICTKLGQHDLCKIYPNVHVVQSTFQIRGMHTLIRDRDITTPDFVFYSDRLIRLVVEHGLGHLPFTEKQVITPTGSVYMGVDFCKKLCGVSIVRSGESMENALRACCKGIKIGKILIHRVGDNGQQLVYHKLPMDIAERHVLLLDPVLGTGNSANQAIDLLIRKGVPEDRIIFLNLISAPEGIQCVCKRFPLLKIVTSEIDYGLNEEFRVIPGLGEYGDRYFGTDN, encoded by the exons ATGCCGGAGAAGGCGGTCGACGACGtcatggaggcggcggtgggggcgcaCTTCAGCGGCCTCCGCCTCGAGGCGCTccgcctctcctccccctccgccccatcctccccttcctccgccagggcctccgccggcgccgcagccgccgcccatTCCAACGGCACCGTCTACGCCAACGGCactgcggccgccgcggcggtggagctcgccTCCCCTCCCGCCGCTCGGCAGCCCTTCGTCATCG gGGTTTCGGGAGGAACGGCGTCGGGGAAGACGACGGTGTGCGACATGATCATCCAGCAGCTGCACGACCACCGCGTCGTGCTCGTGAACCAG GATTCGTTCTATCGTGGCCTAACTGCTGAAGAATCTGCACATGCCCAAGACTACAATTTTGATCACCCTG ATGCATTTGATACAGAACAACTTCTGGAATGCATGGGACAGCTGAAACGTGCTCAGCCTGTAAATGTTCCTATATATGATTTCAAGAAGCACCGACGGTGCTCTGAAACCTTTAGGAAG GTCAATGCATCAGATGTCATCATTTTGGAGGGAATTTTAGTCTTTCATGATCAGAGAGTTCGCAACCTGATGGACATGAAAATTTTTGTGGACACAG ATGCTGATATTAGGCTCGCTCGAAGAATCAGGCGTGATACAGTTGAAAGAGGTAGAGATATTAGCTCGGTGCTTGACCAG TATGGAAGATTTGTGAAGCCAGCATTCGATGATTTTGTTCTTCCTTCAAAGAAGTATGCTGACGTGATTATTCCACGAGGAGGTGATAACCATGTAGCAGTTGATCTAATTGTTCAACATATCTGTACAAAGCTTGGTCAGCATGACTTGTGCAAAATCTATCCTAATGTTCATGTAGTTCAATCAACTTTTCAG ATCCGAGGAATGCACACTCTTATTCGTGATAGGGACATCACTACACCTGACTTTGTTTTTTATTCAGATCGGTTGATTCGTTTG GTAGTAGAGCATGGCCTGGGGCATTTGCCATTTACAGAAAAGCAGGTTATTACTCCAACAG GATCTGTTTATATGGGAGTCGATTTCTGCAAGAAGCTCTGTGGAGTGTCTATTGTGCGAAG TGGTGAGAGCATGGAGAATGCATTGCGTGCTTGCTGTAAAGgaataaaaattggaaaaattCTAATACATCGTGTTGGAGACAACGGACAGCAG CTTGTATATCACAAACTTCCAATGGATATTGCTGAACGGCATGTTCTACTTTTGGATCCAGTGCTTGGTACAG GCAATTCGGCAAATCAAGCTATTGACCTTCTTATAAGAAAAGGTGTTCCTGAGGACCGAATCATTTTCCTAAATCTCATCTCG GCTCCTGAAGGGATTCAATGCGTTTGCAAGCGATTCCCGTTGCTGAAGATCGTAACATCGGAGATCGATTATGGTCTGAACGAGGAATTCAGGGTCATCCCTGGACTGGGAGAGTATGGGGATCGCTACTTTGGCACAGACAATTGA
- the LOC101785205 gene encoding uncharacterized protein At4g15970, whose translation MKTARNLLHFLLVAAIGTVACVVLLLQRSPWPCDRVVPAPHVEVATLGNATQEADPSMKNHGKQKAGSSAAEDKDDKLPELLRRAAMEDRTIIMTFTNEAWTAPGSLLDLFLESFRIGVRTEPLLKHLIIVAIDQKAFERCQELHPLCYALPVGGGVNFESEQSYMARDYVDMLWRRNRFQARVLGLGYGFVFTDVDIVWFRNPLLRVPVGVDFAMSCDSFYGDNPYDLNKRANGGFVYARPSARTLAFYGDWYESRNRYRGQHEQFVFDRVKHELVARSGVAAQFVDTDYLGGFCERGKRRDFNKLCTYHANCLVGLKTKLQKLRGVLDEWKRFKDKAGKPGSNITALTD comes from the coding sequence ATGAAGACGGCGAGAAATCTCCTCCATTTCCTTCTTGTGGCAGCCATCGGCACCGTAGCCTGcgtcgtgctgctgctgcagcgttCTCCGTGGCCGTGCGACCGCGTGGTGCCGGCGCCGCATGTAGAAGTGGCCACATTGGGTAATGCAACTCAAGAAGCTGATCCCAGTATGAAAAACCATGGCAAGCAGAAGGCCGGCAGTTCAGCAGCTGAAGACAAGGACGACAAGCTTCCAGAGTTGCTGAGGAGGGCAGCCATGGAGGACAGGACCATCATAATGACCTTCACCAACGAGGCGTGGACGGCGCCGGGCTCGCTCCTGGACCTCTTCCTGGAGAGCTTCCGCATCGGCGTGAGGACGGAGCCCCTGCTGAAGCACCTGATCATCGTCGCCATCGACCAGAAGGCCTTCGAGCGGTGCCAGGAGCTGCACCCGCTCTGCTACGCGctccccgtcggcggcggcgtcaactTCGAGTCGGAGCAGTCGTACATGGCCAGGGACTACGTCGACATGCTGTGGCGCCGGAACCGGTTCCAGGCCCGCGTCCTGGGGCTCGGCTACGGCTTCGTCTTCACGGACGTGGACATAGTCTGGTTCCGGAACCCGCTGCTGCGCGTCCCCGTCGGCGTCGACTTCGCCATGTCCTGCGACTCCTTCTACGGCGACAACCCCTACGACCTCAACAAGAGGGCCAACGGCGGGTTCGTGTACGCCAGGCCCAGCGCCAGGACGCTGGCGTTCTACGGGGACTGGTACGAGTCCAGGAACAGGTACCGGGGCCAGCACGAGCAATTCGTGTTCGACAGGGTGAAGCACGAGCTGGTCGCGCggagcggcgtggcggcgcagtTCGTGGACACGGACTACCTCGGCGGCTTCTGCGAGCGAGGGAAGAGGAGGGACTTCAACAAGCTGTGCACGTACCACGCCAACTGCCTCGTCGGGCTCAAGACCAAGCTGCAGAAGCTCCGTGGCGTGCTCGACGAGTGGAAGCGGTTCAAGGACAAGGCCGGGAAGCCGGGCAGCAACATCACCGCTCTTACGGACTGA
- the LOC101785611 gene encoding uncharacterized protein At4g15970 produces MNTVANLLRFLLVAAIGTVACVVLLQQRSPFPCGGHVDVPPAATTSRNNGTRADDDPTTEDDGDKLPEVLRRAAMEDKTIIMTFTNEAWTAPGSLTDLFLESFRTGVRTAPLLRHLVIVAIDAKAFERCQHVHPLCYALPVNQSAAAVNYASEQRYMARDYLDMLWRRNRFQARVLELGYSFVFTDVDIVWFRNPLLRIPVAADMAFSCDWYSGSNPYDLNKRANGGFLYVRASARTAALYGGWYESRAAYPGQHEQFVFDKVKRELSARHGVTVQFVDTAYLGTFCDRGKRKDWHKLCTFHANCVIGLKAKLEKLRGVLDEWQRFKAKAGPNGTALTD; encoded by the coding sequence ATGAACACCGTGGCAAATCTCTTGCGTTTCCTTCTCGTGGCAGCCATCGGCACCGTAGCCTGTGTCGTGCTGCTACAGCAGCGTTCTCCGTTCCCGTGCGGCGGGCACGTCGACgtgccgccggcggccaccaccTCGCGCAATAACGGAACTCGAGCTGACGACGACCCCACCacggaggacgacggcgacaaGCTTCCGGAGGTTCTGAGGAGAGCGGCCATGGAGGACAAGACCATCATAATGACCTTCACGAACGAGGCGTGGACGGCGCCGGGCTCGCTCACGGACCTCTTCCTGGAGAGCTTCCGCACGGGCGTGCGGACGGCGCCCCTGCTCAGGCACCTGGTCATCGTCGCCATCGACGCCAAGGCCTTCGAGCGGTGCCAGCACGTGCACCCGCTCTGCTACGCGCTCCCCGTCAACCAGAGTGCCGCCGCCGTCAACTACGCCTCGGAGCAGCGCTACATGGCCAGGGACTACCTGGACATGTTGTGGCGCCGGAACCGGTTCCAGGCCCGCGTCCTGGAGCTCGGCTACAGTTTCGTCTTCACGGACGTGGACATCGTCTGGTTCCGGAACCCGCTGCTGCGCATCCCGGTGGCCGCGGACATGGCCTTCTCCTGCGACTGGTACTCCGGCAGCAACCCCTACGACCTCAACAAGCGGGCCAACGGCGGGTTCCTGTACGTGAGGGCGAGCGCCAGGACGGCCGCGCTCTACGGGGGGTGGTACGAGTCGAGGGCGGCGTACCCGGGGCAGCACGAGCAGTTCGTGTTCGACAAGGTGAAGCGCGAGCTGTCGGCGCGGCACGGCGTGACGGTGCAGTTCGTGGACACGGCCTACCTGGGCACGTTCTGCGACCGCGGGAAGAGGAAGGACTGGCACAAGCTGTGCACGTTCCACGCCAATTGCGTCATCGGGCTCAAGGCCAAGCTGGAGAAGCTCCGCGGCGTCCTCGACGAGTGGCAGCGGTTCAAGGCCAAGGCAGGCCCCAACGGCACCGCTCTTACAGACTGA
- the LOC101786412 gene encoding serpin-Z6B, whose amino-acid sequence MRSSQDQYVAEHDGFKVLRMPYTVPDPYHGILSSVRAQIVHTEAESWDVTPLPYPQFSLCIFLPDARDGLWSLEDKVLSEMGSIHEHLLLPRNRVRVGRFQVPKLKMCMSDGTSIKPVLQGLGIRALFSEEADMTNMLEHGGTGEPFFVNDVVHKAIFRVDEGDQSSEVTTTDSAARGGCLRLERQPVDFVADHPFAFFVVEEVTGAILLAGHVLDPTQVI is encoded by the coding sequence ATGCGCAGCTCCCAGGACCAGTACGTCGCCGAGCACGACGGGTTCAAGGTGCTCAGGATGCCGTACACGGTGCCGGACCCGTACCACGGCATCCTGTCCAGCGTAAGAGCCCAAATCGTTCACACCGAGGCGGAGTCATGGGATGTGACCCCGCTCCCGTACCCTCAGTTCTCCCTGTGCATCTTCCTCCCGGATGCGCGCGACGGCCTCTGGAGCCTCGAGGACAAGGTCCTGTCCGAGATGGGCTCCATCCACGAGCATCTCCTTCTCCCCAGGAATCGCGTTCGGGTCGGCAGGTTCCAGGTACCCAAGCTCAAGATGTGCATGTCCGATGGCACCAGTATAAAGCCTGTCCTCCAGGGTCTTGGGATCAGAGCTCTCTTCTCGGAAGAAGCTGACATGACGAACATGCTGGAGCATGGCGGAACAGGCGAGCCCTTTTTTGTGAATGACGTAGTGCACAAAGCCATCTTCCGGGTGGATGAGGGAGATCAGAGTAGCGAGGTGACGACGACGGATTCTGCTGCTCGCGGTGGGTGCCTTCGGCTGGAGCGTCAGCCGGTGGACTTCGTTGCGGATCATCCGTTTGCGTTCTTTGTGGTGGAAGAAGTGACTGGTGCGATCCTTCTCGCAGGGCACGTACTTGATCCTACACAAGTAATTTGA
- the LOC101768734 gene encoding ribulose-phosphate 3-epimerase, cytoplasmic isoform: MASAKIAPSMLSSDFANLASEAERMVRLGADWLHMDIMDGHFVPNLTIGAPVIQSLRKHTKAYLDCHLMVTNPSDYVEPLGKAGASGFTFHIEVTRENWQELIQSIKSKGMRPGVSLRPGTPVEEVFPLVEAANPVELVLVMTVEPGFGGQKFMPEMMDKVRTLRRKYPTLDIEVDGGLGPSTIDVAASAGANCIVAGSSIFGAADPGEVISVLRKSVEGPQNKS; this comes from the exons ATGGCGTCGGCGAAGATAGCGCCGTCGATGCTCTCATCGGACTTCGCCAACCTCGCCTCGGAGGCCGAGCGCATGGTCCGCCTCGGCGCCGACTGGCTCCACATGGACATCATG GATGG GCACTTCGTTCCTAATCTGACTATTGGGGCTCCAGTGATTCAGAGCTTGAGGAAACACACCAA AGCATATTTGGACTGCCATCTTATGGTCACAAATCCTTCAGATTATGTAGAACCATTGGGAAAGGCCGGCGCCTCAGGATTCACATTCCATATTGAAGTAACCAGAG AAAACTGGCAAGAGCTCATCCAAAGCATTAAATCGAAGGGTATGAGGCCTGGTGTATCATTGAGGCCAGGAACTCCAGTGGAGGAAGTTTTTCCCCTG GTCGAAGCAGCAAATCCGGTGGAATTGGTTCTTGTGATGACAGTTGAACCTGGCTTTGGTGGTCAGAAGTTCATGCCAGAAATGATGGACAAG GTTCGTACACTGAGAAGGAAGTACCCTACCCTTGACATAGAG GTCGATGGTGGTCTAGGTCCTTCAACCATCGATGTAGCAGCATCTGCTGGGGCCAACTGCATTGTCGCTGGAAGCTCCATATTTGGCGCTGCTGACCCAGGAGAGGTCATATCGGTGCTTAGGAAGAGCGTCGAGGGCCCTCAGAACAAAAGCTGA